In Panthera uncia isolate 11264 chromosome B4, Puncia_PCG_1.0, whole genome shotgun sequence, one genomic interval encodes:
- the LOC125919543 gene encoding apolipoprotein L2-like — translation MEDIIEYFQDSVSWDDLHLLLTDHEAWESFMAEANLSREEADVLYAGLCELEADLCMEGRERIQRDHLEERFLNEYPRLKRELKGQIQKLHKLADKVDKVHRGCTISNIVARSTSVVSGVLTILGLGLAPVTSGISLSLFATGVALGTASAVTTVSSGIVEHSSTLSAEAKARRLASAGDNRGETIAKARCQNTPRMFSVTNSFVRVLRNIGKNVRAIRLAKAGPHLAACAKRFMTAGRVSVRSDKRVKKVFGGTVLAMIRGARIMDVATVSTSLLVDVANLVEESKHLHQGAKAESAERLRQQAQLLESKLKELNRMYESLK, via the exons ATGGAGGATATCATTGAGTATTTCCAGGACTCCGTGAGCTGGGATGACCTACATCTCCTGCTGACTGACCATGAAGCCTGGGAGAGCTTCATGGCTGAGGCCAACTTGTCCAG GGAGGAGGCAGATGTGCTATACGCAGGTCTGTGTGAGCTGGAGGCAGACCTGTgcatggagggcagagagaggatccaaagagaCCACCTGGAGGAGAGGTTTTTGAACGAGTATCCCCGGTTGAAACGGGAGCTTAAGGGGCAAATACAAAAGCTCCACAAGCTGGCGGACAAGGTTGACAAGGTACACAGGGGCTGCACCATCTCCAACATCGTGGCCAGATCCACCAGCGTGGTGTCTGGGGTCCTGACCATCCTGGGCCTGGGTCTGGCACCTGTGACATCAGGGATCAGTCTGTCACTCTTTGCAACGGGGGTGGCGCTGGGAACAGCATCTGCTGTGACCACTGTGTCCAGCGGCATTGTGGAGCACTCGAGCACGTTGTCCGCGGAAGCCAAAGCCCGTCGCCTGGCATCAGCTGGCGATAACAGAGGGGAGACCATTGCAAAGGCTCGGTGTCAGAACACACCCCGAATGTTTTCCGTAACAAACAGCTTCGTGCGAGTCCTGCGAAACATTGGAAAGAATGTTCGTGCCATCAGGCTGGCCAAAGCCGGTCCTCACCTAGCAGCCTGTGCCAAGAGGTTCATGACAGCTGGGAGAGTCTCAGTTCGAAGTGACAAGCGAGTGAAGAAAGTTTTTGGAGGCACTGTTCTGGCAATGATCAGAGGAGCCCGGATCATGGATGTGGCCACCGTGAGCACCTCCCTTCTGGTGGATGTGGCCAACCTTGTGGAAGAATCAAAACACCTGCATCAGGGGGCAAAGGCAGAGTCGGCTGAAAGGCTGAGACAGCAGGCCCAGTTGCTAGAGAGCAAGTTGAAGGAGCTCAACCGGATGTATGAAAGTCTAAAGTAG